A segment of the Cutaneotrichosporon cavernicola HIS019 DNA, chromosome: 6 genome:
GAACTGGTCGATGGACCGAGTCGTCCTGTCGAGACGCTCGCTCTCAACTAGATGTTGATGCACAACCTGGTCCAGGTCGATGTTCGTCCggcgcttggcctcctcaATCTGCTTGTCGACGGCCTTACGCTGGGCCTCGAGTTCTTTGGCGTCGCCAAACTCGTCGGGCCGCTCCATGAAGCCCAGAGCGGCCTGAATCCAGGTCTGTGTGTCAACGCTGTTCTACAGGGGCTCAGGGCTCACCTTCAGAGTCTTCTCGGCATCGTCGATCGTGCTCTGCTCCTGCTGGAGCTGCACCTTTGCCCGTCCAAGCGAACCCTTGTAGTGCACACGCTCTTTCTCGTACTGCCTTTCCTGGGCCTGGAGGTTCACCAGCACATCCTTCTTCGTGCTCAGCTGCTCTTGGAAAGAGTTCAGTAAGGTTTGAGCCGCCTCGCACTCCGTCTGCGCATCCTTGAAGTCCgtctccttgacctccaAGTTCCCTTCCAGCGCACTGAGTTCCTCTTGCAGCTTGGTCTTTTCGCCacgcacctcctcgagcgagaTCTCGGTGGCGTTGCCGTCGATAGGCCGGAACTCCTGCAACTTGTCGTTGATGGCCTCGATTGTTCGCTTAATATGGGGAATGCCCTTATTGTTGCgatcgacgtcggcctGCTGGTCAGCACTGGTCCTAATCAGGAGCCACTGACTTGTGCCTTCTTAAGAttctcgcgcgccttggTGGCCTCCTGTCGACGAACTTGAAGCTCTGCTCTCTTGGTGCGCAGATCAGCCtcacgctcgtcgaggactgGGCGCAGCCTCCTGGTCCCGTCAGCTCGTAATCGCAAACCCAGCCTTACTCAATCTCCGCAGCAACGTCGGTGACGAACATGTCTGGCCCTCGCCATTTGGTCTGAGGACCGGATTGACGTAGACTAAACATCAGCAAGTGTACGCAATGAAGAGACTCACTGGTTCTTGACGTGTCCGTTGTGGCGGAACTCGGAAGCGGAGAAGACAACAATGCTTTGGTTGTGGGCACCGAGAACTCTGTCCATGACTGCAAGAGCATCGTTGTCACTCGGGGCGACCAATGTCCTCTCGATCTGATGCGCAGTGATGAGAACACGAAGAacatcctcatcgtccaCCTCAATGTCAGTCCATCATCCCAAAGCCCTCAACCCACCTCGAGTTTGCTGAGAACcgtctcgccgacgccctGGCGGTAAAGGTCGCCATTGGAGAAATCATACCGGTCACCCTTGTACAGGGTAACAGAGGGGAAGTTCGGGggacctccttgacgaaCGGGGCTGGCAGAGAAGTTGCTGCGGTCAGTACGATCACCCAGCTGGAACTCACTGTTGCCGGCCGCATTGCTCGAAGATGCGCTGTAGCGTGTTCTGGTCGGCAGGATCGCGGACCACAAATGAGCAAAGCGAGCTTCCCAGCATGTTCGAGAAACAGTGGCGGTACACCGGATCCATAAGCTTGACATGCAGGCCAATCGGCCCAATAGGCTTGGAGTGCTTCCACTGTGTCGACTCGATGGCCTGCATGACCGAGCGGAGGTTGCGACCGTAAGGGGCGAGTCGGTCTGTACGGCGAGCCTGGAGATTTTCCAAGCTGCGGCTGACCTCGTTCACGCTCCTCTCAGCCTCGTTGTACTCGCGCTCAGCTTCCTTGAGTGCATTCTGCGTTTCGTCAACCGCGGCCTTTGCGGTGGCGACAGCACGCTCATTCTGAGGAAGCATGCGCACCAGACCGCTCTTCTGTGCCTCGGCCGCTTCAAGCTGTTTCTGCAGCCGTACTTGCTCTGGATtggcctcgccctcctcctcccgccgcgcagccgccAGTTTGTCCTCCATCGCGGTGATTTCCTCCTCACGGGCTTGAATCTCTCCCTTGCATTCTGTGACGCTGGTCTGGCCTGTTAGGAAAACAAGAGCTAACACCCACCTTGACAGCCGCAAGAGCTCCACGAGCGTCGCCAAGCTTCTTCCTCTTGGCCGACATCTCTTGTTGAGTCTGGCGGTGATCGTCGAAAAACCTGGCAATACCGTCGCGGAGCATTTTGatgtcgtccttgacctttTTGTCGGCCGTGTCGATATCGCTGAGCTTCCCTTCAAGCATCTCGCTCTTGTCGTTTAGCTCCTCAATGTACCCGCGAACGGTATCgatctcgccctccttgtcgtTGACAAACGCCCAGGCTAACTGCGCCTTGAGGTCCTCCTGCTTCTTGCGAAGATTGCGAGCCTTCTCGGCGTACTGGATCAGGTTCTGGAGCTTCCTGACCTTGTCCTGCTGGTCGGGTAGGGCGTCTGTGGCATTGGCAAGGTCGCGCGACAACTTCTCCTGGGAGAACTTGGTCAATTTGTACTGGTCCATGATGTCGGCGAGTCCACTGCCCTTGAGGAAgaactggtgtcagctctgtCGAGAAGCGAAGAGCATCGTCGagtcgagctcctcgaaAACACTCACCGAGTACATGATCTTCGGGTCTGTCTTTGCGAGGAAGGTCTTTGCGTTATCTTGTGTGAGCATGCAAAGCGGCGAGTCGATGTTGATGTGCCAGTGGTTGCACATCTTGGTAAGCGTGTCGCGCTTGTCCGAGAGGATTTTGCCGTCCTTGGTTGCGCGAAACTTGAAGTTGGACGAGCCAGATTGGTCAAAGTTGCGCTCAATGACGACCTGGTCACCGAACAGGTCGTGCATGAacgcatcctcgccaacgtTGCGCATGGTCACGGTGACCTTGGCACGGCTGGTGTTAGCTTGACGGCGACCGATGAGGAGAAAGggggagaagaggatggGGTTGCGGCATGTGGCAAGTAGAGCTATCGACTCACTCCTTCCCCGTCATGATCATGCTCTTGAggcccgcgccgcggccaGTGATGGTGGCCTTAgcgccaagggcgacggcgaggccggACAGAATAGCCGACTTGCCGCTCCCATTGTGCCCGACGACAAAGTTCATCTTCTCCGCCAGCGTCACTGTCAGGTTCTCGTGGCACATGAAGTTGATGAGGCTGATCTCCTTGACCACACCGGCAGTGGCAAGCTCCTCGGGGttgcggcgcttgcgctcgaTTTCGCGTTGGCGCCGTAATTCCTCAAGATTGGCCTCGacatcgtcgtcatccaTCTCGTCATCAGAGTCGAGGTAATCGCTGTCTTCCTCGATAgtgtcggcgcgctccGGATGCTCACGCTTGACGCGCTTtgcctggtgtcagttgCTACCCAACTCTGAGCTCACCGTCTGCacgccctcgtcatcacTTCCTGGGTCTAAGGACTGCGACGTCCGCTTTGCGggggacgccgaggtcgacattGTTGATTAAGGTGGGAGAGAAAGGTGATGACATAGAGGTTAGTGCGTTCTTGGGATTTCAGGGGTGACTGGACCGACACGCTTCacctgccccactctgaGATCTACCGGAACCAAACACACAATATTCATCCTTGTTTACGCCATTTTGTCCTATCTACCTACGCTCCatgagcttgtcgacgtgCTGGCGCACGCCGGCCTCCCACTCCTGCCATACTGTGCTCGCCATCCATGTGTCGCGCTGCATGCGgtctgcgccgcgcacgcCGGGGCGACCatctgtcgtcagctcaGGGGCGGGTCTTATCTCACTCTCAGCGCCTTCGCGGTTTGGGGGAAGGACGACGAATGCGCGCAGCGTGCCCTCGTACTTGTAGCCCATGCGCAGAGCGGCTGCTTGGGACGGCATATTGAGGCTGTTAGTCTTCCACTGGCAGCGGCGGAGACCCCAGCCGCCCTGCTCGGGCGTGTCGAGGATCTGGTGCATCATGAGCCCGACCATGTGTGTGTTGGCGTGCGTtcgctggtgtgagctggCGAGCAGCGTGGGGTGAATCCAAGGTCCGTGGATAAAGGGAGGATCAGGAGGGGGAtgcggaggagaagggtgGGGGGATGCAGCCTGCAGCTAGCCGAGGCACATCGAAGCTGCGATCGTTGCGACCCACCTGGAACGGCTTGAGGATACAAATCCATCCAATCTCGCTCATCATGTTCTCATAGTTTGACTCGAGGAACGACGCCGTCCCGGCAAACACGTAGTCCTCTACCGGCGCGTCCAGTCGGTCCAGAGGGGCCGAGTAGATGGCCATGCGGAGCATGGCGGGGTTGCGACGTCCATTAGACTCGCACCAGCGAcagacgtcgtcgagggtAGTCCAGTCGGCGGGGAGGCCGAGCCAGTGCACGATCTCAGGGTTGGCTTTtacgccgtcgaggaggggttgggcgtGCAGTGAGGGCTGGATTAGTGAGGAACGGCGAGACGCGGATTGGGCCCAGGAGACCCAGCACGGAGTGTGGGAGCTCAACATCGTATCGTCTGGTCTGGTCTCATAGGCCGCAAAGCCATCACAGCACCCACCACAAACGGCCGGAGCTCGACCCGGTCCGAGCGAAGCTGCTTGACGTCGAACATGAAGTTGAAGTCATAatcctcgagcttggtcTCGAGATGGCAGTTggtctcgacctcgcccgacGGCGCCTTGTAGTTGTTAGTGTAGGCCATTATGTCAGTAttgtggatgtggatgttGAGATGCCGAGTATGTATGGTCAAGCGCAAGCGAGTCGAGTGggcaggtggaggtggaggttgaggtggaggtagtTGGCCGAGCCGGCCGAGCCGGCTCAAGCCGATCCAACCGGGTCTAATGGATAATTTGCGGATAAGCTCTCAAACAGAAACAGGTTACATGCACAACAAATACGGAGATGATGATTAGGATGGGCGCGCAAGTGACTTCTTGGATTTTTCGTATCTCTTGATCCACGGATGCTGCAGCACATCGGCAAGTGGTAGGCGGTCGTCGGGGTGGTACCGTAAGAGCTAGGGTCAACTATGCTTGTCCGAGAACTTACGCGCTTGATGAGATCGGTGGCCTCTGGCGAGACGTGCGGCGGTACATGTAAGTCAATGTTTCTAATACGACGGTACGTCGCTTGGCTCCCGTTCAAATCCTCAAAGGGTGGTGTACCAACGAGGAACTCGTACGCCAGCACGCCGAGAGCCCAGAGGTCAACCTTGGCGTTGtgctccttgccctcgaccATCTCTGGTGGGAGGTAGTCGAGCGTGCCGCACAGCGTCCGCCGCCGGTCACCGGGTGCGTGCACGCTCCATCCAAAGTCACCGATCTTgagctcgcccttgagACCAATCAACAGGTTCTCCGGCTTGATGTCTCGGTGGATGACGTGCTTCTTGTGCAAGTATGCGAGCGCGTCTGCCATCTGCGCAATGTAGCGGGATGAACGTTTCTCGTCAAAGCGGCCGTGCTTGCTCAGCTGCTTGTACAATTCCCCTCTAGCCGCAAACTcgatgatgaggaagatgcGCTTCGAGTCGTGAAAGTAGCCGTACAGTCGGAGGATGTTGGGGTGGCGGAGGTTCTGCTGGATCTCGATTTCGCGGCGCACCTGCTTCTCGACGCGCCCGTTGACGATCTCTCCTTTGTTCAAGCACTTGAGAGCAACGATGAACTGCGGAGGCGCCTTGGTGCGGGCAAGGTAAACTCGCCCGaacttgcccttgccgagcGGTCGGCCGATCTGGAATGCGGCTAGCGACAGGGGGATGGTACTGATGTCAGCGTCAAGCATCACGGGTACAGCGGAGAGGTGAGGGGAGAAGTTTGGACAGAAACAAAACTCACCCGCTAGCCGATTGCAACTCAAGCaacttggccgcctcgccggAAACGGTCTCCACGTCCGCGACGTCCCGCTCAAACCCGCCATCATACGTTCCCAGGTCCATCTTGCGTCCGCCATCCCTTGAAGCCGGGTTGGTAGCGATAGCTTGGGAGCGCGCAGAAGTAGCGTGTGCCGGCCCATGGATGCCATGGGCGGTGTGCTGTGTTGGCTTGCGCGGTGACTTCTTCGGGATCGAGCTGGCGGTCGCGTTATCGGCCAATGCCTGAAGAGCGGCGCGGCTGTGGCTCTCGAGACCCGCGTTGGGCGGCCGCACAAGGTGAGGGTTCATGTACTTCTTCATCAAGGGTGGGAGACGGTTCGAAGCCGAGGGCTGGGAGCGGGGACTGGATGGCGCAGCCCGCGGGTTGAGGGAGAGGTTCTCCATTAGGTGTGGGAGTTGGGACATGGTAGTAGGAatggaggatgaggagagtagggagaggggagaggagaaaGGGGTAGGGGAGAAGGTGTGGTTGAGAGCTGGTTGTTCGTGAAAGGTACTGGGGACAAGGTTGAGCAATGTTTGTTGACCAGGGCGGAGAGAAAGCAGGCGCGGAGTATTGGTGATATTGGATTGAATGGCAGACACGTCATTTTTGTGCCTGGAACATGGAAACTGAGAGGCCATTTGCCTGTTCCCATTATGATGGTTGATCTGCTTGGTCAATTTCAGCTCACTCACGGCTGGCCAACAGCTTGGAACTCAATGGCAGGGCCACTTGAACTGGTCTCTGGGATGTAAGAAGAGTGACCGACCACCATCAGGCGATCTGGCGAGAACTGAGTGATCAAGCCAACTGAAGCTGTAGGCCTTTATCATTAGTTGTTTGAAACCTAGATTGATGAAACTGGATCTTGTTTGCCTCGTGGTCGGTCAATCTCATTCAGGTTGtcatcgccctcgatgCACTGGTCCGCCTCTTCTCCACTCTCCGCTGGTGGGACGGATCGCGATTAGGCCACATGCTCCACATGGTCCATCCCGTCAGCACGTTGCGAAATGCGGTGTTCTGTGAGTTGGATCAACGCCTTGCTGTAACGGTTCCACGCCATTGCCATTAAGCGGGCTTCCATTTCCTATATAGCGGTCCTGGGGGAGTTGGCACCCTAAAAATGTCTGGCAACGCGCAATGAAATTTCCGTTGCGCCTTGTTCAACCACCCGTCTTATTCAATACTCGCAACATGTTTCTACACGCAATACCTCTTACAGTGCAGTCAGTCATGTGAATGCAAACGCGGTCATTCATTTCCACTTGCCATGCGACGCGAGATCCAACGGAAGCAGAGAGGTACCCGAGGAagcgcgacgcggtcgtGTCGGATGTGCCGGGTGATCATCGACCCTGAAATTCCCTGTCTTCCCTTTGTGTTCGGGATGGAGCTTTGACATGTTCGACAGCACCCGCAGTGGGGCCATTTTCCATTggggtgacgacgagcacaCGGGGTAGCACGAGCGTTGTCGGGAAATAACTCGCTCGCAgtgcggcgaggcgggacCGATTGGTGAAATTGATGCAAGTGTGGGCTTGGTGGAATGTCCGCGGACGCGGATACCATGCTGCACGGACCTCTGGCCTCAGGTCGGCAGAGTCGGACTGAGCGGTCTCGCCCACTTTGGCTACTCGACCTGCATCCTTCATTCTTCCGGAAGCTCATAGTAGCAAGGACCTTATTTTCAAAGCCCACAGAGTCGGCTTGTCCCGAGTGCCTCTCGGGAGGCTTCAGATGGCCAGCAAGCCAGATGAAGAGGATCAGAGAGTAATGTGGAGTAGTGTTAGGGTAAATGGCCATACATATCTGTCAGGAGGAGAGATACCCAAATTGGGACAAACGGCGAGAACAGGTTAACAGGGTAAGCTAGATGCTAGGGTTTCAGGGTTTTAAAGGGTCAAAGTTTCGCATCGCCATTATCATCACAATTTATTACAGTGCCTGGAACCTTGGTAATATCCTCATTCTAATACTCATCAAGAGCTAGACTGCAGTACTGTAATGCAGACTGGTTGCTGCTCTCTCTTCACCTATCGGGTCATCTTCCTTAGTCGGACaaagacgacgacgacgacgacaacgacgacaacgCGCACAGACCACAGACCCACATCTCAACATTCCTTTTCCCCCTCTAGGATTCCGACTCCCTCTAGAGCCCTCTTGTTCCCTCTTTCACCTCTTGACTCACAAACCACTtgtctccctctctccacccttccccctcccctcttTTCTCTCCCAGACCCAACTTCAAACCCCCGTACTCTGCACAACAAATTGTCACTCACTCCACTCACTCCGCCCGGCGCGAACACACTCGTTAACATGCGCATCGcgctcttcctccttcccctgGCGCTCGCCAGCATCCCGCCCAACCACCCCGCTAGGCGTCACcacgccaagctcatcgCACGCCAGAACGGCACCGACACGGACACGGACACGGACACGGGCGTGGGCCCCAGCAGCGTCACTCCTTCCCCTTCGGCTccgcccacctcctccgccgcccccACCCCTTCTGAGACcccctcggcgtcgtcgatccGGACGAGCAATACGGCCGCGCCTTCTTCAGAGCGCCCTAACCCGACTTCTGCCGTCGATGACACGTCAAGCGCTGACGCCTCATCCGTCGTTGCTTCCTCCGCGCTCACTTGTGAGTCGTGCATTGAGCCCTCCCCTCTGCCCACCCTGGTTGCCCGCTGACATCGCAGCTGAACCCTCGGCCGCTTCGTCCGCCAGAACTTCTGCCACTTTGGTCACTGAGTCGGATATCGGTACCTCGCAGACTGAAACGCTTGCCCCCTCTTCCAAGGGCCAAACCGCCGCCAGCAGGACCGTCGTCAAGACGTCGACAGCCAAGGCCTCCGCCACTTCGGGCGctgccaaggaggaggaggaggagtcTGGGGGCTTGCCAAAGGGCGCACTGATCGCTATCATTGTCTGTTCAGTCGTCATCGGTGTTGGTGGTATCGCGTGGACTCTGTTCCGGAAGTGGAAGCTCAAGCCCAGCAAGGGCTTCGACCAGCGCATGCAGCCCATCGACTTTAGACCCGGCACGGACATGGGCGACGACTTTTTCGAGAAGACcatggcgcgcgacgccgacgccgagcgtCAACGGCAGCAGTTCtgcatcgagctcgacaacgaTTCGCAAAAGGACGCGACGCTCGTCGGTGACATTCAGCACGACTTCACTGCTGGCCCGGCCACCAACGGCTACGGCTACCAGCCAAGCCCCTACGGACAGGACTATGACTTCTCTGCGCCGCGCAACGACTGGGACGCGGGTGCGACGGGATACCCGCCCCAGCCGGGCGCGTACTACAGCGAGTACCCGACGCAGGACAGCCCTGACCAGCACTCTACGCACGGACACGGCAGCTACGTCGACCACAGCCAGCATGGTCAGGCTGGAGGGTATGCGGACCTGCAGCGTGGTTCGAGCGTCGGTCACGCACCCGCACCTGCGCCCGCGGCTCTAGACTTTGGTGCCGACTTTGCAGTTTCTGGCCGCCCCACCGACTCGTCTGCTGGACCCGCAAGCCCGTACGCTCAGGCGGCGACGTACCGGTACTGAgcagcgccggcgcgctcacgccggcgcgtccGCCGGGACGCGGCCTGTACCCGCCTTTAAAGTTGTGAACAGTCGTAGAGGTATACCCTTCCGTGTTTTTCGTAGTGCTCAAGGATGATGAGTTTGTACAACGCCAGGCGGCCGCGCTACAAGAGTGAGCGTGCGAGCGTGTGAGCGTGCGAGTGTGCATGACGCTTCTCTAATCTTATTCATCATTGGCGACAAGGTTTGCGGAACCAGGAACGAGCGTGCCAATCTTAGCCAGACATTGACTGGTAAAGAACAGAGTTTTGGTCTCTGTCTCTCTgtccctctctctctctctctgcCTCAAACCCACGTTGGGCTGGGACTGGCCCATCTGGCCCATGGCCAGAATCCAATTGAGAATAGTATTGAATTGAGCTAACTAGTCCAGACTGATCACCATACCCTTGCATTGTCCCTTGGCCGGCTAATCACCGGCGGTCCTTTGTCAAGTGGAGGTAAATAAATATGTCGAGACTAACATGAGAACATGAGGCTTTCGTGATACATTTGCATCTGCTCAACATCAAACAacgagggcgtcgacggtGACCACAAGTTGGGAGCAGGAACCGAGCGCGCCGGTGCTGCTTGACTGCTCTTCTGTGTCAGCCATTGCATCCTCAATCACATTCGCGAACGACAGGCATCAACGACCAACACGGCCGTGGCTCCTCCCTTacctcccttccctctcctcccctcgTTCTCCATTCGCCGCCCTCCGAATCCCCTCATCCACTTGCCCTCTTCCCATTCCGTCCACCACTCCTCTCGATGAACTCTTCACCGACCAGGGCGGGCCGCACGCGCTCCAACACGGCCTCGCAGCGCCTTGCGCGGGGCTTGATCCCCTCACATCCACCAGAGAAGGCAGCGGACGAAAAGCGAAAGAAACGACCTCTCAGCTTAAGCTTGTCGCTTTCAACACACTCGTCACTGTCGACAAGTACGAGCCCACCAAGCCCTAAACGCGCTAGCTTTGGCGCCGCACCTCGACATATCCTTGGTCGGTTGGCTCGTGCTCGGCGGCTGGTACTGGtcccgctcctcgtcgtctcccTCCTGTATTTCTACCTCTACATCTACGAATGGCACCAGCCATACGACTACGACCCATCATACCTCAGCTCCTACGACTACGTCGCATCGTTCTTTCGGCGTCCCGAACCGCCATGCGCCTTCATCTCGACGGTAGACGCGTTCGCGCGCGATCTCGCTCGTATGCGTGAAGAGATCGGCGATGTACCTCTATCACACACGCAGGCCCGCTCAAAAGGACACACGTTCTCCGATACGGGCCACCTCCTACTCTCGAATAACCCGAATGCGCCACATCCCATCCCGACGCTactcaccctcggcgaggagaagtGGGCgtctctcctcgccgcgcagaGCCAGACTCTACTCGAAGCTGTGGACGAGTATCAGCGCCGCTACGGCCGCGCTCCACCACGAGGCTTTGACAAGTGGTGGGACTTTGCGCGGGCTCACGACGTCGTACTGCCTGACGAGTACGATGGGATCCACTGGGACCTGGCGCCGTTCTGGGCTCTCCCGAAAGACGAACTGCGGAGGAGACTAaaggccgtcgaggtgATGGATGACGTGTTTGTCCTCGAACTCCGGAACGGGACTGTGTTTGTCGATATCGAGGAAAGTGGACTCCAGTGGAACGGTACCGAaagccgagcgcgccagACAACCGAGTATGTCCCCGCCAGGTTAAGTGCTAACGACAGGATGCTCGCCAGCATAGCGGAATACCTCCCAGACCTGCGCGCGACCTTTAGTATCTTTGACCAGCCGCAGATCTACCTCTCCTGGGCACGGCGCGACTCGCTCGTCTCCCTCGGCCAACAGGGAAAACGTACGAGCCACCTCGAAGAGGTTGACGATGGCTATGTGCGGCTCACGCGCAGCTGTGCACCCGACTCTGCATTCCGCACGACGCCGAATGCTACATCTGGCAGGTCGCTGATATATGACCACACTGCTGCCAGCGACATCTGCGCCAATCCCTACCTCGCGCCCCTCCACGGGCTGACAATAGAGCCACACGAACCGGACTCCTATCCCCGTCCCCACACACAGGTCTTAcccctcttctcccttGCCAAGACCAGCCTCAACTCAGACATCCTCATCACGCCACTCGACCAGTTCGCGCGTCCCAAAAAAGACTGGGCATGGGAGAACAAGCGCGACCCGCGCCTGTATTGGCGTGGCTCGCCGACCGGCATCTCGATGATGCACAAGGGTGTCCCATGGCGCGACTCGCACCGCTGGCGGCTGCACCTCTTCGCCAACAACGCGACGGGAGAGCGCGACGTGCTGGTTCCTCGGCTTACTGCTGGGTCCAGTGTCGGGTTACACACGGAGCGCATGGACGCGATCGCCAGGTCCAAGTGGTTCTTCAACATGAAGCTGGCTGGCGAGCCAATACAGTGCGACCAGGCCGACGGGACGTGCGATGAGATGCAGTGAGCTTGCCGGATTCATCgcagctgacgacagggaGGAAATCTCATGGGCCAAGTTTGATCCTCCGGCGGCTGCACGCGCATCAAagttcctcctcgacattgaTGGGAACGGGTGGAGCGCGCGCTTTCGGCGTCTCATGGCCAGCAACGCGGTCGTGATCAAGACGGGGATCTTCACCGAGTGGTTTGCGCCCCATCTCGTCCCGTGGTTCCACTACGTACCGTCCAAGCTCGATTTTTCCGACCTCGACACAATCATGGCCTTTTTCACGGGCACGCCGGGCCAGCGACTCGCGTTTGAcgaga
Coding sequences within it:
- the smc6 gene encoding uncharacterized protein (DNA repair protein) yields the protein MSTSASPAKRTSQSLDPGSDDEGVQTAKRVKREHPERADTIEEDSDYLDSDDEMDDDDVEANLEELRRQREIERKRRNPEELATAGVVKEISLINFMCHENLTVTLAEKMNFVVGHNGSGKSAILSGLAVALGAKATITGRGAGLKSMIMTGKDRAKVTVTMRNVGEDAFMHDLFGDQVVIERNFDQSGSSNFKFRATKDGKILSDKRDTLTKMCNHWHINIDSPLCMLTQDNAKTFLAKTDPKIMYSFFLKGSGLADIMDQYKLTKFSQEKLSRDLANATDALPDQQDKVRKLQNLIQYAEKARNLRKKQEDLKAQLAWAFVNDKEGEIDTVRGYIEELNDKSEMLEGKLSDIDTADKKVKDDIKMLRDGIARFFDDHRQTQQEMSAKRKKLGDARGALAAVKTSVTECKGEIQAREEEITAMEDKLAAARREEEGEANPEQVRLQKQLEAAEAQKSGLVRMLPQNERAVATAKAAVDETQNALKEAEREYNEAERSVNEVSRSLENLQARRTDRLAPYGRNLRSVMQAIESTQWKHSKPIGPIGLHVKLMDPVYRHCFSNMLGSSLCSFVVRDPADQNTLQRIFEQCGRQHNFSASPVRQGGPPNFPSVTLYKGDRYDFSNGDLYRQGVGETVLSKLEVDDEDVLRVLITAHQIERTLVAPSDNDALAVMDRVLGAHNQSIVVFSASEFRHNGHVKNHLRQSGPQTKWRGPDMFVTDVAAEIERLRPVLDEREADLRTKRAELQVRRQEATKARENLKKAQADVDRNNKGIPHIKRTIEAINDKLQEFRPIDGNATEISLEEVRGEKTKLQEELSALEGNLEVKETDFKDAQTECEAAQTLLNSFQEQLSTKKDVLVNLQAQERQYEKERVHYKGSLGRAKVQLQQEQSTIDDAEKTLKTWIQAALGFMERPDEFGDAKELEAQRKAVDKQIEEAKRRTNIDLDQVVHQHLVESERLDRTTRSIDQFREIERLLKIGFDDRTNRWQMLRRNISLRIHLRFIENVRQRGFEGRLKFDHEVGEELRLEVATSSDAATQREMVYKRPESLSGGERSFVTVSLLLSMWDSAPANLRCLDEWDVFLDSANRRIAAGLLMEGSRDATSRQFVLISPLDMNGVNTVGRGNKVIRLADPIRNQRRLEEFQ
- a CDS encoding uncharacterized protein (Acetyltransferase (GNAT) domain); this encodes MAYTNNYKAPSGEVETNCHLETKLEDYDFNFMFDVKQLRSDRVELRPFVPSLHAQPLLDGVKANPEIVHWLGLPADWTTLDDVCRWCESNGRRNPAMLRMAIYSAPLDRLDAPVEDYVFAGTASFLESNYENMMSEIGWICILKPFQRTHANTHMVGLMMHQILDTPEQGGWGLRRCQWKTNSLNMPSQAAALRMGYKYEGTLRAFVVLPPNREGAENGRPGVRGADRMQRDTWMASTVWQEWEAGVRQHVDKLMERR
- the IPL1 gene encoding uncharacterized protein (Kinase-like), giving the protein MENLSLNPRAAPSSPRSQPSASNRLPPLMKKYMNPHLVRPPNAGLESHSRAALQALADNATASSIPKKSPRKPTQHTAHGIHGPAHATSARSQAIATNPASRDGGRKMDLGTYDGGFERDVADVETVSGEAAKLLELQSASGTIPLSLAAFQIGRPLGKGKFGRVYLARTKAPPQFIVALKCLNKGEIVNGRVEKQVRREIEIQQNLRHPNILRLYGYFHDSKRIFLIIEFAARGELYKQLSKHGRFDEKRSSRYIAQMADALAYLHKKHVIHRDIKPENLLIGLKGELKIGDFGWSVHAPGDRRRTLCGTLDYLPPEMVEGKEHNAKVDLWALGVLAYEFLVGTPPFEDLNGSQATYRRIRNIDLHVPPHVSPEATDLIKRLLRYHPDDRLPLADVLQHPWIKRYEKSKKSLARPS
- a CDS encoding uncharacterized protein (Putative lipopolysaccharide-modifying enzyme), which produces MNSSPTRAGRTRSNTASQRLARGLIPSHPPEKAADEKRKKRPLSLSLSLSTHSSLSTSTSPPSPKRASFGAAPRHILGRLARARRLVLVPLLVVSLLYFYLYIYEWHQPYDYDPSYLSSYDYVASFFRRPEPPCAFISTVDAFARDLARMREEIGDVPLSHTQARSKGHTFSDTGHLLLSNNPNAPHPIPTLLTLGEEKWASLLAAQSQTLLEAVDEYQRRYGRAPPRGFDKWWDFARAHDVVLPDEYDGIHWDLAPFWALPKDELRRRLKAVEVMDDVFVLELRNGTVFVDIEESGLQWNGTESRARQTTEMLASIAEYLPDLRATFSIFDQPQIYLSWARRDSLVSLGQQGKRTSHLEEVDDGYVRLTRSCAPDSAFRTTPNATSGRSLIYDHTAASDICANPYLAPLHGLTIEPHEPDSYPRPHTQVLPLFSLAKTSLNSDILITPLDQFARPKKDWAWENKRDPRLYWRGSPTGISMMHKGVPWRDSHRWRLHLFANNATGERDVLVPRLTAGSSVGLHTERMDAIARSKWFFNMKLAGEPIQCDQADGTCDEMQEEISWAKFDPPAAARASKFLLDIDGNGWSARFRRLMASNAVVIKTGIFTEWFAPHLVPWFHYVPSKLDFSDLDTIMAFFTGTPGQRLAFDETARALGHNGKCFVQRMFRYADMQAYMLRLFLEYARVIAPDGVDMDLHLHLSDQAGDGDADMDTPEKRSRA